In Paralichthys olivaceus isolate ysfri-2021 chromosome 1, ASM2471397v2, whole genome shotgun sequence, the following are encoded in one genomic region:
- the LOC109625216 gene encoding aminopeptidase Ey-like, producing MPEGIREMGKGLYVSKRVAIACAVLAVSAAVTIIALSVSYSKKSETKAVITPEQKVLWQSYRLPKSLTPLSYNVTLRPRLEPNDHGLYIFTGHSRVVFECVIATNFILIHSKKLNLTTFEGFHVKLSGLNGGTAPHLKKTWLEVPTQYLVVQLNSFLQVGSKYELYTEFVGELSDELGGFYRSEYTEDGVKKVVATTQMQATDARKAFPCFDEPAMKAVFHMTLIHPQGTVALSNSRNYDPVDIVEDGQNLIQTSFKPTAKMSTYLLAFVVSDFTFAGKEPTTGVLIRIWARRKAIKEGQGDYALEKTGPILEFFEQYYKIPYPLDKSDQIALPDFNAGAMENWGLITYRETALLYDHDMSSNGDNEQVASTIAHELAHMWFGNLVTTRWWNDLWLNEGFATYVSYLGANHVEPTWNMLDLIVLNEVIGAMSVDALASSHPLSSKEEDIMLPEQISELFDSITYSKGGSVLRMLSDFITEKVFSQGLHTYLEEFKYKNTVYKDLWKHLQMAVDKAGITLPDSVEAIMNRWILQMGFPVVTINTKTGKITQKHFLLDPNSVVDRPSVYNYEWFVPVTWIHTGGSKQHHWLITKEATNKDVITSADEWLVANIDMKGFYRVNYDSENWERLIAKLSSQHKDIPVINRASIIDDAFNLARANIVNANLALRTTTFLSKEVEYVPWEAARRNLNYFFLMFDRSEVYGPMQAYLKKQVTPLFNYFRTLTADWTKIPENHTDQYNQVNAISLACKTGVEACKDLTTSWFKKWMQSPDNNDISPNLRSTVYCNALAEGGEKEWDFAWSMYKKATIASEANKLMHALSCATKPWLLNRYLDYCLDPDKIRKQDATITIIYISGNPIGQPLAWDFIRAKWSHFFKHGGGSLSFDRLIKGVTTRFSTEFEYQQLLEFKENNAGKFGSATMALEQVLEKTKANMKWVNMNKKQVFDWFTSEASSPV from the exons atgCCAGAAGGAATACGTG AAATGGGAAAAGGCTTATACGTCAGCAAAAGGGTGGCGATAGCCTGTGCGGTTCTAGCCGTCAGCGCCGCGGTCACCATCATAGCCCTGTCTGTGTCTTATTCTAAGAAGTCTGAAACTAAGGCAGTCATCACGCCTGAGCAGAAGGTGCTCTGGCAAAGCTACAGACTTCCAAAGTCCCTCACTCCTTTATCCTACAATGTCACCCTGAGGCCCCGGCTGGAGCCCAACGATCATGGCCTCTACATCTTCACCGGACACTCCAGAGTGGTCTTCGAATGTGTTATTGCGACCAACTTCATCCTTATCCACTCCAAGAAGTTAAACCTCACCACCTTTGAGGGGTTCCATGTCAAACTGAGTGGCCTAAATGGAGGCACTGCACCACACCTGAAGAAAACCTGGCTGGAGGTCCCCACCCAGTACCTGGTGGTCCAGCTCAACAGCTTTCTGCAGGTCGGCAGCAAGTACGAGCTCTACACTGAGTTTGTTGGAGAGCTGTCCGATGAGCTGGGAGGATTCTACAGGAGTGAATACACAGAAGATGGAGTGAAAAA AGTTGTGGCCACAACTCAAATGCAGGCAACAGATGCCAGGAAAGCCTTCCCCTGCTTCGATGAGCCGGCTATGAAAGCTGTCTTCCACATGACTCTCATTCACCCCCAGGGGACCGTGGCTCTGTCCAACTCCAGGAACTACG ACCCTGTAGACATTGTTGAAGATGGCCAGAATTTAATCCAGACCAGTTTCAAACCCACAGCAAAAATGTCAACCTATTTGCTCGCTTTTGTTGTGAGTGATTTTACTTTCGCTGGGAAGGAACCGACTACAGGCGTCTTG ATCAGGATCTGGGCTCGCAGGAAGGCCATAAAAGAGGGACAGGGCGACTATGCCCTCGAGAAGACTGGGCCCATACTGGAATTCTTTGAGCAGTACTACAAAATCCCCTACCCTCTGGACAAATCAG ACCAGATTGCTCTTCCTGATTTTAATGCTGGAGCTATGGAGAACTGGGGCTTGATCACCTACAGAGAGACCGCCCTCTTGTATGATCATGACATGTCCTCCAATGGAGACAACGAGCAGGTGGCATCCACCATCGCCCATGAGCTCGCTCATATG TGGTTTGGAAACTTGGTGACCACGAGGTGGTGGAATGACTTATGGCTCAACGAGGGATTTGCAACCTATGTTTCTTATCTTGGAGCCAACCATGTTGAACCAACGTGGAATATG CTTGATTTAATAGTCCTGAATGAGGTCATTGGTGCCATGTCTGTGGATGCTCTGGCCTCCTCCCATCCACTTTCATCCAAAGAGGAGGACATCATGTTGCCAGAGCAGATCAGTGAACTGTTTGACTCCATCACATACAGCAAG GGAGGTTCAGTCCTCAGGATGCTCTCAGATTTTATCACTGAGAAGGTCTTCTCCCAAGGTCTCCAT ACATACTTAGAGGAGTTCAAGTACAAAAACACAGTCTACAAAGACCTCTGGAAGCATCTCCAAATG GCAGTGGATAAAGCTGGTATAACGCTGCCCGACTCTGTGGAGGCTATCATGAACCGATGGATCCTACAGATGGGGTTCCCTGTGGTCACCATCAACACCAAAACTGGAAAGATCACCCAGAAACACTTCCTGCTGGATCCAAACTCTGTTGTGGACAGACCTTCAGTGTACAA TTACGAGTGGTTTGTCCCTGTTACATGGATTCACACTGGTGGATCTAAACAACACCACTGGCTTATTACCAAAGAAG CCACAAACAAGGATGTGATCACCAGTGCTGATGAGTGGTTGGTGGCCAACATAGATATGAAGGGTTTCTACAGGGTCAACTATGACTCTGAGAACTGGGAGCGTCTCATCGCAAAGTTGAGCTCTCAACATAAG GATATTCCAGTGATCAACCGGGCCTCGATTATTGATGATGCTTTTAATCTTGCAAG GGCAAATATTGTAAACGCAAATTTGGCTCTGAGGACGACCACGTTCCTCAGTAAAGAAGTAGAATACGTGCCATGGGAGGCAGCCAGGCGCAACTTGAACTACTTCTTCCTCATGTTTGATCGCAGTGAAGTTTATGGACCCATGCAG GCTTACCTAAAGAAACAGGTCACTCCTCTGTTTAACTACTTCAGAACTCTCACTGCCGACTGGACAAAGATCCCTGAAAATCACACTGACCA GTACAATCAGGTGAATGCCATCTCCTTGGCCTGCAAGACTGGGGTGGAAGCCTGTAAGGATCTGACCACTAGCTGGTTCAAAAAGTGGATGCAAAGCCCTGATAACAATGA CATTAGTCCCAACTTGAGGTCCACAGTGTACTGCAATGCACtagcagaaggaggagagaaggagtggGACTTTGCTTGGTCCATGTACAAGAAAGCTACAATCGCCTCTGAAGCTAATAAACTCATGCATGCTCTGTCTTGTGCCACAAAGCCATGGCTGCTCAATAG GTATCTGGACTATTGTTTGGACCCAGACAAGATCCGTAAGCAGGATGCCACCATTACCATTATTTACATCTCTGGAAACCCCATCGGACAGCCTCTGGCTTGGGACTTTATCAGAGCCAAATGGAGCCACTTTTTCAA GCATGGCGGTGGATCACTTTCTTTTGATAGACTAATTAAAGGAGTGACCACACGTTTCTCCACTGAGTTTGAATATCAGCAG CTGCTGGAGttcaaagaaaacaatgcaGGGAAGTTTGGCTCGGCCACCATGGCTTTGGAGCAGGTGTTGGAGAAAACCAAGGCCAACATGAAGTGGGTGAACATGAACAAGAAGCAGGTGTTTGACTGGTTCACCAGTGAAGCCTCTTCCCCAGTTTAG